The genomic DNA ttctgtccagcgtgtcgtaaacaattaaaaaaaacggaattttaacgtcaaaCCCGCGATCTGGacgtccgaaaatattatcagcccgggaagaacggaaaataataactatggtgaaagttaaccctcgaattacgtccacaaagattattgaaaacgtaaatataaccattaaaaaaacaatttgtgccgaaactgctagaaaaattttacgaaaagctggatatcatggtagagtcgctcaaaagaaaccatatatttcacTGTGTCGGGTCAACGCagactttattatatatgtgtatgcgttTTGTATCTGTTACTTTTTTCAAAGTAATAcattagtatatatattaatatatattcaatgaatagaaagtttttttttcattagggTTACCTTTTACGCACTTGGCAAGTCCAATGCCAGCATCTTACCGCAAGAAAAAACCAATGCCTCGTGGTGTAGCGAACCGTCGGGCAGCATTACAATGGTTACGACAGCGAAATATCACAAACGGAATTCTCTACTTTGGCGATGATGACAATACATATGATTTAAGGCTATTCTCTGAAATAAGAGATACACAACGAGTTTCTATGTTTCCTGTGGGACTAATTGAAGAGTACTCCGTAAGTGGACCAGTTGTACGGAAGGTgagctttaaatatattttttctttaattattaaaaactatattCGATAGGGAAAGGTAGTTGGATTTCTAGATTCTTGGGTAGCAGAAAGGCGTTGGCCAGTGGATATGGCAGGATTTGCAACGAATTTGGCATATATGGCTGAGTATCCAAATGCTAGTATGCCTTATAAACCGGGCTATGAAGAAGACCTTTTTCTACGCAGTATCcggttaaatttaaatataattgaacCTAAAGCTAATAACTGCACAGAAATACTAGTTTGGCATACACAAACGAAGAATCGTGAGCGAACTACTCTACGTATTAACAACAAATATCTCGACGATCGGTCGAATCTTGGTATACTCATAAGATCATTGGATGCAATGGGGATCGCGAACTCTTCAGATAACGATGGTATATATACACAGCCATAGTTAATAATAATAgttgtaatttataaatatatttcttacaggACGAAGGGCTGTTATAAGTAAAAATGGAAAAGCTAAACCATTAAGCTATTTTTTAAgctaaaactactaaaattttttttaccatattaAAGAATAAAACCTATTATTTCTATCGAGGGCGGTAAACTTATTTTAACGATCTTTCAACATTCCCATCTGATTTATGTTACGATTTGCAATCTCTTGTGGTCTAAAAATTGGAAAAGTCCCTGGGTCAGCTTGTCATAGTTTTTAGTGATTTGTtacattattttgatatatcTATCAATCAATCTTTTAAAAACGCTAAATAATATAGTCAGTGAATATTATTCCATGCGATCTCAAAATGCATACGTCATGACTTTACCAGTTAATCGTTGTATATTGCAACTTAATTTTACGTTCATTCAAAATCTATTTATGAACAGCCTCTGTACGTAATAAAACTTGCTGTCATTACTTCGATACACATATGGCCTGAAAAAAGGCAGAACTCGCATAACCCTCATAGATACAGTGATTCCTTAATACACAATATTCCTACTTCGTCTTTCAAATGCTCAATCTTGTATCAGTCAAAATGATATACCTCAAGAATCAATTACCCGGATTTTGTGAAATGTAACTACAAAAAATCTACAATCCAAAGAAGTTTCACTTTTGCATAGAAAGCTGTGAACTTTTTAGCTTGCGTGGTGATTTTTCGTGTAAAAGGGTTAATGagattaaattttcaataaacttttaaaaatatttaatatattgccATAATGCATTTTAAGTTTGTTATATTACCATGTAACCAGGTCtcataaaaattcttttatgaaaatttttttgcttgtcATATTTCCGTAAAAACAAGATCTTAACTTATTCTAAAAGTTTTATCAATTGCTAATTTTTATCGTAATACCACCAAATTGGAAAATAAGTTGCAACTCCACTGTTAAGCAACATTGCGTCTATATCGATTCTCACGCAAACACTTTGTAtcaattgttttcattttaccaGAGcacaaaaactaagaaaataaaaaataagatgaaagaacataaaaaatctCGTGTAGTAGAAAGTAGAAAGGTCAAATATCCATCAGTTTTCAGCTTAATGCTCTTCTGTCAGTATCATAATTTTTCTGTAATTTcaacatgaaaaaaaataaacatcaaaataaccaaaaaatgcaaaaaacaaaaaaaaaaaaaaaatataaaaaaatttgttgcaagGACCTTTTcttgaaatcaatattttatattgcttgGTCCTTGTTAATGCCCAAAgaaattgtgtaaaatatttctttatccTTTTcaggtaataaaatattttaagattgtCATAAGCAATTTGGCTTCATTTTCCTGGTTTATATGATGAGTGTCAAACTCAAAGAAACCCATATGTTTGTCACTATGCTGGTACGTGGTTTCCTAAACTTTATTGTAGTAAATATTGTTATACGGAACCATACACTAGATAGAAAAAGTATCCGCTCACTGGGTACAAAAtcttttaaactaaaataaaagtttgaccaattaagagattaaaaaaaaatttctttgtgttattaaatcatacattttcattaaaaatatttacttttttttcaaataattcaagAAGCAAAAGCCACAGAGttctttgtaattttaaaaacaattaatttaaacgGAAAAAGTCTCGGCTCATCAAACAGAACACAATAATatcaagtaaatataaaaagtttaatagctCGTGGGGTAGCCTCGAAATTTTAGAACTTCTGCTAGACGTTTAGGCATGGAATGTACTAATTTCTTCATATCTTCAGTCGACATTTTACTCCATTCGTccaatataacggttttgaGCATTTCTTTGCTGGTAATCGTATGTGTACGAATTCTGCGCTCCAACAGAGCCCATAAATGCTCAAttggattgaggtcaggtgattgtggAGGTGAATGTAGCTGTTTTGGAGCGTTGTAAAGAAGCCAAAGGCGAACAAGTTCCGCTGTATGCTTAGGGTCATTGTCCTGTTGGAAACAAAACACGTTTGGCAATCCTAATTTGTCACCACTTTGCTTCATTTgtcgttttgaaatatttagatAATCAAAATTATTCATTATACAAAGATATAGACTTGGTTATATGTTCATTTGCGAGCAATGCGCTTCATACGATTTTTAAAGGAAATTAATGGCTTTAGGCGTGCCACTCGCCCATTATGACCagcactttttaatattttttgctgtgTCGCTGCATTTTGATTGTATTTTacatcttctgctatttgggaAGCGGATTAACCTTTACACGAGATACAACTTTGCGTGTTTCCCGATCAGTCAATATTCTCAAACGTCCAGATCGGAggctttgaagtaataattccCGTTTTTTTGAATGTTTAGATGACGTATAACACTGATGACTACGTTCCGTTAACAACTCGTCCAATTTCACGAAAGCTTTTACCGCCCtcccttaattttaaaattattttccgctcatcaacacttatttctttgccttttgcacatatttcgattaaagctgaataattcgaaaaattttccTTTGATTATCTTAATCTGTATTATTGACAAtaacgtaaaaaaaattaacaagtcTTAAACGCGTAGAAACTACAATAAACTAATGTAATAAGCAGTGAGCGGATACTTTTTCTGCTTATTCTGTAATAGTAGAATTCAAAAAATGCCGTATCTTTAGCATATCTTGTTAGTTGCTGTCAAATAAgttactaaaataattttgtgaacCTAGAGGAAAACATTGCACTATTTTATATCGTAATGAAAAAAGAGGGGGAAAAGAGGTAatacatgaatatataaatgaataatcAGCAAGTGCTTATTTTATAGATATACTCTCAGGCGCTATTTGGGTTTAGAAAACCCGTTTTTGTACGTTTGAGGAAAACACGTTTAGAAAGTTAAAACGTCATGACGAACAAATACCCACCATTGCGTTTGAGCTTAGAGTTAGTTAGACATCCATACGTTTACATAAAAAGATCTGCGTTAcagtaagtatttatttttaagttattcagTTCGTTTATATATTTCCTTTACAATTGCTCATATCAAAGTTGTGTCGGAaatgggtatttttcggttttgaGCCAAGTACAAAAATCGAAAGGACAATATCGGTAGGTAAGCTTCCCGAAATCGACGCAGGAATACAACCTGGTCAAAGTGGGGTAAATTCAGTCTACAAGAAGTTCCAAAGAAAATGTATTCAAATTAGGtgtttttatagttttcatCCCGAATTTGAAATTATAGCTGTCATTGATTGCACACACTTGTTTAAAGcgcagtcaccgacattcctcccttccgtacttaccgcccctATCAAACCacatttgtcaaaagttatgcccgtggttgcaacgcagaaatcagttgttctcttttttttcatttcatttcatttctatttgtatattgtacgatttttcaaacatttagtttttcagttataatttttcataatgtaaaagctcaaaactaaaatcctactattaaaaatattttacctatttgtaaataagtgtattcgactgtgattttgagttattttaagaatatttcaaatatattcaagttaattttttaattactaagatccaattttcgcggatatcctaccttatggtctgttgaagcggacggtagaagcggtggtgactgatcatttacattgcgctctcataagaaaggttgtatcagctgattcggtccacggttttgcgtcggtgactatTTGTGCCATTAGTAACTCACGATTACATTAATCGGAAAGCATACTATAGCATCAACCTTGAAgctgtatgttaaaatataattaatgcgTAAACCTCTACTCATATTgtgacaaattttatttaatagattTGTGATGATGACCTTAAGTTTCGTTAGTGCACTTTtacacagggactcaaaagagtctcaaaccagtttattgtgggcgaggggacgacgaggaaagacgaaggtaccgtgccactcgtgttcgggtggcacgctttgtattcttgttcgtaacagctcgctgctacccttttcagcattccttttcactttcaaattctttgaatagttgcaagagcgctcggtttcaaatgaattcgatcgcaaatttgagttctgttatctatttttgtatgtaatatgcaaatatgtatgcatagaataatagaaatattatgacaaattgtaaataaggagaaaattaagatatagattatggagtaaagaaattatgaatttttaatacggagtaaagaaattatgagtttttaatacttaaagattaggaaattcctattataaatttggccttgaaaatattagtagcggatattcaatacattcttgtggattagggaattcccgtctttagtatttctttgaaactatttagcgggtaggtacttgtattatgcatattgttctaccatattcatggtaattcattgcaagcaaaatgtgtgaccatcatcttaacatacaaatgaaatacgcagcacgcagtgttgcgcagtcgaaccgcacaaatatttgtgaaaaggaatgcagaaaaactagactcgagttgctttactctttttgaccgtgtgaatgcacagagcgacaccaaaagaaaatttgaaaaaaatgagactcttttgagacCCTGTCTAAAAGTGCACTTACATAAATTCTCGTCTTCCTGGATCATGCCACGATGCTGGCATATATACTACTTCCACCGTAATTATTAAACTCATAACGGAGTATACAGCTAGAGCTTTCAAGCTTTAAGGCCCACTGTAGCCGTTGTTGTTGACACCAGTTTCTAATCCTGCATTCAGAAGGGAagaaatttaatagaaatagcATTTAGCATATTAAAATCACGCTTCGTTGTTTATCAAAAGAACGCGCACTTCGCTATGTGATATTTAAGTTATAATAAGAGTTATCATTTGACGAAGTGCATCCAGATACAATATTTGATTCAGTGCAATATTACTGGGAAGAAAAAAAGGTACGTCAGACTTGTATAAATTCATTggtttattttaaacataaaatacacaaaaccaaaaaattcagGCATGGTCTAGGAACCGAATGAAATTGATGTAATCTCGTTTCTACAAACCGAATGATTTCAATTAACGTGTTCTGCAAACCgagtaatttcatttatttcgaaGTCCTTATATTTCACATCGAAACAGCTGTTTGAAGcaaattacatttatatttaattgatatgtaaatattttatttttcaaaaatttaaattttctcgaaTTACCAGCGTGCTGCTGTGcgagtttttcaaatttttgacaTCGCATTGCAGAAGGTTAGAACAAGGCTTTTCAAATCCGTTTCAAGTTGCTGATGTActctttaaatacttttattgacTATTATAACtttgtagttaatttcgaagcaCAATTCCACTTTATCAGCAACAGGGAGCCAATGGTCATGGGAAAGATACAGATGTTTCATAATGAAGAAGCATCGAATGGAAAGTACATAGTTGACTAATAGTGCGGACTTTGTATTGGGAAGGATGGCAGGTCAGCTTATTACTGCAGTATTTCAGTTCCTTGGCCAACGTTTCAATCTGTATTATGTCTCCTTTCAAAATCCATTTGGGAAATCTTCATTATTTCCCATAAAATTGAGTAGACCTATCTTTTATTCgatatttttgtgtttactgCTAAGGAAtgcaaaaatatgttattaaatttaagcaGCTTTTGTTACCAATCAAATGTTACacgttaagttaggttaggtaatCGGAATGATATTTATAAAATCACGAATGATCCTACTTGGATAGCAACGTCGGTTCGTTGTGATCAAAGTTTGCTTTGTTGATAAAGCGCCTTGAGGCTGCCATAAATTTGTTCTGGATGCATATCAAATGCAAATAGCCTAGTAGTGTTCACCCCCAACTCAAGGCATAGAAAAATGTTACCGTTTGGCACATAGCCTGATTGTTTACACTTTTTTTCACCACATTatttggtgaatatattttCGATTGTCTCTAGCCGAATACCACATGAGTcccttttaaaaaataaaatcaatataacaatttattatataagtttaaaatgtttattaagtttataggatataaaaatgttacaattgttttaatttgtacATCTTCAACTAAAcccttttttcattttatttcaaatttattttttactaaattgcaaataatgcattaaataaataattgaataaccaattgaattaaatttttaatcacgCATACCGGATAAAAAGAAACCAATTTTTTAACccgcataccggattaaaaatttgaaataaatttccccggattgaaaaataaaaaagaaaaattgtaatctttagcatataattataaattaaaaattgatcccaaacatcttggattaaaaaagtagaatttaattattaatcccaacatcggaactaaaaaattaaaatcaaatttttaatcccaaatttttggattaaaaaattcgcaaccctcaTTACAACCCTGCTTTGCCAAAATATGTAATGCATTTAATTGACGATTATGAAAGTCCTATGCATTATCCTGATAGTaatatggtataaataaataatttatatatgtatataaaataaagtcgtgttagttacactatttataactcaagaacaGCTAAACCGATTTGGCTGAGAATTGGTGAGGAGCTAACTTAGAACCAGTGGAAGGGCTTACgatactttttatttctttatgttaaaagtcaatactattcataaataaaaaaattatatatcaaaTCACAAtcatgtgttcaaaattcatgtaagaatcatttgaatattttattacttaaaaaaaaattaataataataataataacaaaacataGCTACTGCATGAGTATATAGTATTATACTGATTGTTGCTACTGAGCAAGGTCGTTTTTTGTTAGAACTCACCATGTGCAACCAGTAAGACTGGTTTAATGTAACAACAGCAAATCGCattgacatttttaatttattattacaaagaTAGtgattttaagtttatttaaaatagttttagttgataacttagaaaaaagaaagttttaatattattcaGTTAACTCAAAAACTTAATGCAACcgactttttttttgcaaggCAATTTTTTTTGGCCAGTTATCAGAGGATCTGAGCAGTTGGTTGTCGACTTAATTCAATCGGACTTTTTCCGAGAGCTTTAGATTTTGTTCCGTTGCTTTTATTCcacattttttcaaactttgtaaatatatattcaagtaatttcaatataacagtattttcaatatatttgtaaCCAACAGATTCAAATCTATGTTTTAGGTTGTCATATGTTTTGTAGCTTTATCgacaaatatcaaaaatatatatacatatgtaggtaataATAGAACAAACgtttaatgaaattatgaaaagaaatattaaaacaaagcacaaataaacatgaccatgtacctacatacatacatacacacgcccacgtaaccaagccatcacaaaAGTTCTTGGTAGAAACACATGAATTACACAGTGAGGGGCAACAGGTGGCAGCTGAATTTGATAATATAGGCTAAGAACACATTAActcatattataaaaaatgtttcatttgaGGGCAAGATAGGGATCACAACATTTTCTCTAACTCAAATCaacacataaaaaatacacCACTCGACAAGTCACTAACAAACAAACAATAGGTAAACATATTATTACATAAAGATTACTTAGTTATATAGTCTCTACCTCTATGTTCAATACTCATtctaatttaattcaattaaacgtgatttaatattaaaattttaattttttaagaaagctAAATTTAAAACTTCGTTTCCTGCAC from Bactrocera oleae isolate idBacOlea1 chromosome 3, idBacOlea1, whole genome shotgun sequence includes the following:
- the GlcAT-S gene encoding galactosylgalactosylxylosylprotein 3-beta-glucuronosyltransferase S isoform X3, whose amino-acid sequence is MIYFVTPTYPRREQIPELIRLAYTLLHVPRIQWILANDHKACNAYIDGLLKRFGLPFTHLASPMPASYRKKKPMPRGVANRRAALQWLRQRNITNGILYFGDDDNTYDLRLFSEIRDTQRVSMFPVGLIEEYSVSGPVVRKGKVVGFLDSWVAERRWPVDMAGFATNLAYMAEYPNASMPYKPGYEEDLFLRSIRLNLNIIEPKANNCTEILVWHTQTKNRERTTLRINNKYLDDRSNLGILIRSLDAMGIANSSDNDGRRAVISKNGKAKPLSYFLS
- the GlcAT-S gene encoding galactosylgalactosylxylosylprotein 3-beta-glucuronosyltransferase S isoform X1; protein product: MTNQLTRYKQEVRKQNVYYYKGVTADLAVDRDSSSSRHAWSKSSTIPKVGVLFVAICFLLYVLWGTLNVTIADSTESNLSDETVHARFNESYLVCNEVFIDRRVFVHDRALRDYESLPMIYFVTPTYPRREQIPELIRLAYTLLHVPRIQWILANDHKACNAYIDGLLKRFGLPFTHLASPMPASYRKKKPMPRGVANRRAALQWLRQRNITNGILYFGDDDNTYDLRLFSEIRDTQRVSMFPVGLIEEYSVSGPVVRKGKVVGFLDSWVAERRWPVDMAGFATNLAYMAEYPNASMPYKPGYEEDLFLRSIRLNLNIIEPKANNCTEILVWHTQTKNRERTTLRINNKYLDDRSNLGILIRSLDAMGIANSSDNDGRRAVISKNGKAKPLSYFLS
- the GlcAT-S gene encoding galactosylgalactosylxylosylprotein 3-beta-glucuronosyltransferase S isoform X2, which gives rise to MTNQLTRYKQEVRKQNVYYYKGVTADLAVDRDSSSSRHAWSKSSTIPKVGVLFVAICFLLYVLWGTLNVTIADSTESNLSDETVHARFNESYLVCNEVFIDRRVFVHDRALRDYESLPMIYFVTPTYPRREQIPELIRLAYTLLHVPRIQWILANDHKACNAYIDGLLKRFGLPFTHLASPMPASYRKKKPMPRGVANRRAALQWLRQRNITNGILYFGDDDNTYDLRLFSEIRDTQRVSMFPVGLIEEYSVSGPVVRKVVGFLDSWVAERRWPVDMAGFATNLAYMAEYPNASMPYKPGYEEDLFLRSIRLNLNIIEPKANNCTEILVWHTQTKNRERTTLRINNKYLDDRSNLGILIRSLDAMGIANSSDNDGRRAVISKNGKAKPLSYFLS